In Candidatus Polarisedimenticolia bacterium, one DNA window encodes the following:
- a CDS encoding ComF family protein, whose amino-acid sequence MTFPTFRRLLAPLAAALLPADCLVCRGPLPAIQEGGVCPPCWRSFRRLEGPCCRRCGEPVFAFEHPSPTPAYLCGECRHRDRPFDRCRSSGIYEGSLRDAIHRVKFDGERALGRRLGRWMFRSLAGETAEVDWIAPVPLHPRRVRERGFNQSELLSLAVAEASGVPHAPRLLLKTTPTRSQTTLGKRDRRRNLRGTFALGPGAAVLGKRILLVDDIFTTGCTIEECARVLRRGGARGVRVVTLARTVL is encoded by the coding sequence TTGACGTTTCCGACCTTCCGGCGGCTCCTCGCGCCACTGGCCGCCGCGCTCCTCCCGGCCGACTGCCTGGTCTGCCGTGGCCCCCTTCCCGCCATTCAGGAAGGTGGAGTCTGTCCGCCATGCTGGCGGTCCTTCCGCCGGCTGGAGGGACCCTGCTGCCGGCGCTGCGGCGAGCCGGTGTTCGCCTTCGAGCATCCCTCGCCGACTCCCGCCTACCTGTGCGGCGAATGCCGGCATCGCGACCGCCCTTTCGATCGCTGCCGGTCATCTGGGATTTACGAAGGGTCGCTGCGCGACGCCATCCACCGGGTGAAGTTCGATGGTGAGCGCGCCCTCGGACGCCGCCTCGGCCGATGGATGTTCCGTTCCCTTGCGGGCGAGACCGCCGAGGTCGACTGGATCGCACCGGTGCCGCTGCACCCGCGCCGGGTGCGCGAGCGCGGCTTCAACCAGTCGGAGCTGTTGTCCCTGGCGGTCGCCGAGGCCTCAGGCGTGCCGCACGCACCGCGCCTGCTCCTCAAGACGACGCCTACTCGCTCGCAAACCACGCTCGGCAAGCGTGACCGCCGCCGGAACCTGCGCGGGACCTTCGCCCTCGGACCCGGCGCGGCGGTTCTGGGAAAGCGCATTCTGCTGGTGGACGATATCTTCACCACGGGGTGCACCATCGAGGAGTGCGCCCGGGTCCTGCGGCGCGGTGGCGCGCGGGGGGTCCGGGTGGTGACCCTGGCGCGCACGGTGCTCTGA
- the gpmI gene encoding 2,3-bisphosphoglycerate-independent phosphoglycerate mutase, with the protein MTRIANRSSLPLALIVLDGWGHSERQDFNAVAHADAPHLRQILEDYPRTLLRASGEAVGLPTGVIGNSEVGHICMGAGRVVFQDLSRINLAIESHELDRNEVLLELIDRVRAAKGRLHLMGLVSDGGVHSHLDHLKALLRIARRRDAGEIFIHAFTDGRDTPPRSGLGYLKDLSAYLEIEGAGSIATVVGRYFAMDRDNRWDRTEKAYRALVFRDGTVGDRVESVVQSAYEAGVTDEFLPPAVLPVKGDLAAGAIRDGDALLFFNFRADRARQLTRALADKEFDRFDRAPVPRLAGFAGMTRYDRSFSLPFFFPPQNIEGNFGQALSAAGLPQLRLAETEKYAHVTFFFNGGEERTYSGEERILVPSQKVATYDLRPEMSAPGIAQELIRKVGEKKDLVVILNFANCDMVGHTGVYAATVSAVEAVDRAVGSVLKAIREKGGTALVTADHGNAEQMVDYATGEPHTAHTTNPVPCVLVSERHKGKKLREGGLLSDVAPTLLEILELDAPNEMEGRSLISG; encoded by the coding sequence ATGACCCGTATCGCCAATCGAAGCAGCCTGCCGCTGGCGCTCATCGTGCTGGACGGCTGGGGACACAGCGAGCGACAGGATTTCAACGCGGTGGCGCATGCCGACGCGCCGCACCTGCGCCAGATTCTCGAGGACTATCCTCGGACGCTGCTGCGCGCTTCCGGCGAGGCCGTCGGTCTCCCCACGGGGGTGATTGGCAACTCGGAGGTCGGACACATCTGCATGGGGGCGGGACGGGTCGTCTTCCAGGACCTGAGCCGCATCAATCTCGCGATCGAGTCGCACGAGCTGGATCGCAACGAGGTCCTGCTCGAGCTGATCGACCGGGTCCGGGCAGCCAAGGGGCGCCTGCACCTGATGGGCCTGGTCTCCGACGGCGGCGTGCACAGTCATCTCGATCATCTCAAAGCTCTCCTGCGCATCGCCCGGCGGCGGGACGCGGGCGAGATCTTCATCCATGCCTTCACCGACGGGCGCGACACTCCGCCGCGCTCCGGTCTCGGTTACCTTAAGGATTTGAGCGCTTACCTCGAGATCGAAGGGGCCGGCTCGATCGCCACGGTCGTCGGCCGCTATTTCGCGATGGATCGGGACAACCGCTGGGATCGGACGGAGAAAGCCTACCGTGCTCTGGTGTTCCGCGACGGGACCGTGGGAGATCGCGTCGAATCTGTGGTGCAGTCGGCCTACGAGGCGGGCGTCACCGACGAGTTCCTCCCCCCGGCCGTCCTCCCCGTCAAGGGAGACCTCGCTGCCGGCGCCATACGGGACGGCGACGCCCTTCTGTTCTTCAATTTCCGCGCCGATCGGGCCCGGCAGCTCACCCGCGCCCTTGCCGACAAGGAGTTCGATCGCTTCGACCGCGCCCCGGTCCCGCGCCTCGCCGGCTTCGCCGGCATGACGCGCTACGACCGGAGCTTCTCGCTGCCGTTCTTCTTCCCGCCCCAGAACATCGAGGGGAACTTCGGGCAGGCCCTGTCGGCGGCCGGTTTGCCACAGCTGCGCCTCGCCGAGACTGAAAAATATGCGCATGTCACCTTCTTCTTCAACGGCGGCGAGGAGCGTACCTACTCCGGGGAGGAGAGGATCCTGGTGCCGTCGCAGAAGGTGGCCACCTACGATCTCAGGCCTGAGATGAGCGCCCCCGGCATCGCGCAGGAGCTCATCCGCAAGGTGGGAGAGAAGAAGGACCTGGTGGTCATCTTGAATTTCGCCAACTGCGACATGGTCGGCCACACCGGGGTCTACGCGGCGACGGTGTCGGCGGTCGAGGCGGTGGACCGCGCCGTCGGCTCGGTCCTGAAGGCGATCCGCGAAAAGGGCGGCACCGCCCTGGTCACCGCGGATCACGGAAACGCCGAGCAGATGGTCGATTACGCCACCGGAGAGCCGCATACCGCGCACACCACGAATCCGGTCCCCTGCGTGCTGGTCAGCGAGCGCCACAAGGGGAAAAAGCTCCGGGAAGGCGGCCTGCTTTCCGACGTTGCCCCGACCTTGCTCGAGATCCTGGAGCTGGACGCACCCAACGAGATGGAGGGCCGATCCCTGATTTCGGGGTGA
- a CDS encoding MOSC domain-containing protein, translating to MKVVSVNVGKPRTIAWQGRKVRTGIFKVPVEGKVEVGALHLEGDGQADLRVHGGVDKAVYAYPMEHYPTWSAELGRALPYGQFGENLTLSGLTEDEARIGDRYRIGSALLEISQPRVPCFKLGIRMEDDTFPQRFLESLRSGFYLRVAVAGTLEADDEVELEFRDAGSLTVSAIQRLTFDGADADAGTLDQAARLESLPEGWRRRFRQRLAEISGKARW from the coding sequence ATGAAGGTCGTATCGGTAAATGTCGGAAAGCCCAGGACGATCGCATGGCAGGGGCGCAAGGTGCGCACGGGCATCTTCAAGGTGCCGGTGGAGGGAAAGGTGGAGGTCGGGGCGCTCCACCTGGAGGGCGACGGGCAGGCCGACTTGCGGGTGCACGGCGGTGTGGACAAGGCGGTTTACGCCTATCCGATGGAGCACTACCCGACCTGGAGCGCCGAGCTGGGCCGTGCTCTGCCTTATGGCCAGTTCGGCGAGAACCTCACCCTTTCGGGACTGACCGAGGACGAGGCGCGCATCGGCGATCGCTACCGCATCGGCTCGGCGCTGCTCGAGATCTCCCAACCGCGGGTTCCCTGCTTCAAGCTGGGCATCAGGATGGAGGACGATACTTTCCCACAGCGCTTCCTGGAGAGCCTCCGATCGGGCTTCTACCTCCGCGTCGCGGTTGCGGGGACGCTGGAGGCGGACGACGAGGTGGAGCTCGAGTTTCGCGATGCAGGCAGCCTGACGGTCTCCGCAATCCAGCGACTCACCTTTGACGGCGCCGACGCCGATGCCGGCACGCTGGACCAGGCAGCGCGACTGGAGAGCTTGCCGGAAGGGTGGCGCCGGCGGTTTCGCCAGCGGCTCGCCGAGATTTCCGGCAAGGCCCGGTGGTGA
- a CDS encoding TfoX/Sxy family protein yields MISSGDDRERASTLSELKNIGKVTERWLNGIGIYDEAELRRVGAVQAYQRIRACEAGATENLLYALQGALSGTHWNDLPVPVKEMLRRQAERHDPSPGRR; encoded by the coding sequence GTGATATCGAGCGGAGACGATCGCGAAAGAGCTTCGACCCTCTCCGAGCTGAAGAACATCGGCAAGGTGACCGAGCGCTGGCTCAACGGCATCGGGATCTACGACGAGGCCGAGCTGCGGCGCGTGGGTGCGGTGCAGGCCTACCAGAGAATCCGGGCCTGTGAGGCGGGCGCGACCGAGAACCTTCTCTATGCGCTTCAGGGAGCTCTCAGCGGCACCCACTGGAACGATCTTCCCGTGCCCGTGAAGGAAATGCTCCGCCGCCAGGCGGAGCGGCACGATCCTTCCCCCGGGCGGCGCTGA
- a CDS encoding tetratricopeptide repeat protein, with product MKLRTFLMLLAASGLVFVLSLLYTPNREILNQKIFLAESLSMPVWGTFLLVALASMAVPVLFGLLRDVKQVMDSVTRRRALKTRKEIEVRYVLGIEAILNGREERALEHFNAILQMDPGHFESLIKAGDVHRDLGRTAQALELHRRARQARENDLRPLFALVDDYESAGDTVLARETLTQIIERKPKRALSAYRKLRALLVREEAWEEAQEIQRKIEELCGETLRKEDRRYRTGIPYQVAVRHAAEDRPKEAMAILRRLLKEQPDFVPAAWKLGKVLIAAGESDDAVEIWRRGFEATSSAVFLTALEDHFLQLEEPERAIEVFKQMAWKAKRDVVPRFFLGKLYYRLEMLDEALDVFRALRPKVSYGPTISFYIARILERRGDPLQAAREYNHLLGQMDPLRLEFRCGSCSTRYSAWRDYCETCGEWNTIQLDLKEQLTLEEMGFNPAIVYASQESQESNEIA from the coding sequence GTGAAGCTGAGAACCTTCCTGATGCTCCTGGCCGCCTCGGGGCTGGTCTTCGTCCTTTCCCTCCTCTACACGCCCAACCGGGAAATTCTGAACCAGAAAATCTTCCTGGCCGAGAGCCTCTCGATGCCGGTGTGGGGCACCTTTCTGCTGGTCGCCCTGGCGTCGATGGCGGTGCCGGTCCTGTTCGGACTGCTGCGCGACGTGAAGCAGGTCATGGACAGCGTCACCCGCCGGCGCGCGCTCAAGACCCGCAAGGAAATCGAGGTGCGCTACGTCCTCGGGATCGAGGCGATCCTCAACGGGCGCGAGGAGAGGGCGCTGGAACACTTCAACGCCATCCTGCAGATGGACCCCGGCCATTTCGAATCGCTGATCAAGGCGGGCGACGTGCACCGCGACCTGGGACGCACGGCCCAGGCGTTGGAGCTGCACCGGCGGGCCCGCCAGGCGCGCGAGAACGACCTGCGTCCTCTGTTCGCGCTGGTGGACGATTACGAGAGTGCCGGCGACACGGTCCTGGCGCGCGAGACGTTGACCCAGATCATCGAGCGCAAGCCGAAGCGCGCGCTCAGCGCCTACCGCAAGCTGCGCGCCCTGCTGGTGCGCGAGGAGGCCTGGGAGGAGGCACAGGAGATCCAGCGGAAGATCGAGGAGCTGTGCGGCGAGACGCTGCGCAAGGAGGACCGCCGCTACCGGACGGGCATCCCCTACCAGGTCGCCGTGCGCCACGCGGCGGAGGATCGGCCGAAGGAGGCGATGGCGATCCTGCGGCGCCTGCTGAAAGAGCAGCCCGACTTCGTCCCGGCCGCCTGGAAGCTCGGGAAGGTGCTGATCGCCGCGGGTGAGTCGGATGATGCAGTGGAAATCTGGAGGCGCGGCTTCGAGGCCACCTCCTCCGCCGTCTTCCTGACCGCCCTGGAGGACCATTTCCTGCAGCTCGAGGAGCCGGAACGCGCCATCGAGGTATTCAAGCAAATGGCCTGGAAGGCGAAGCGCGACGTCGTCCCCCGCTTTTTCCTGGGAAAGCTCTACTACCGACTCGAGATGCTGGACGAGGCGCTGGATGTGTTCCGCGCCCTCCGTCCCAAGGTGAGCTACGGACCGACGATCTCCTTCTACATCGCCCGGATCCTGGAGCGCCGCGGCGATCCGCTGCAGGCCGCCCGCGAGTACAACCACCTGCTCGGGCAGATGGACCCGCTGCGGCTGGAATTCCGCTGCGGCTCCTGCTCGACGCGCTATTCGGCCTGGCGCGACTACTGCGAGACCTGCGGCGAGTGGAACACCATCCAGCTCGATCTGAAGGAACAGCTCACACTCGAGGAGATGGGCTTCAATCCCGCGATCGTCTACGCCTCGCAGGAATCGCAGGAATCCAACGAAATCGCCTGA
- a CDS encoding TraR/DksA family transcriptional regulator: MRKKLQDKRRALVAAYVTNKNYGRDTEDGDTQDIADKASNAYTKEFLYSLSNTDRNVLQLVDDALERLKHGHFGVCMECGEKMLPKRLDAVPWARHCISCQEREEKGLL; this comes from the coding sequence ATGAGGAAGAAGCTCCAGGACAAGCGTCGGGCGCTGGTGGCGGCTTACGTCACGAACAAGAACTACGGCCGCGACACCGAAGACGGCGACACGCAGGACATCGCCGACAAGGCCTCGAACGCCTACACCAAGGAGTTCCTCTACTCGCTCAGCAACACCGATCGGAACGTCCTGCAGCTGGTCGACGACGCGCTGGAGCGCCTCAAGCACGGCCACTTCGGGGTCTGCATGGAGTGCGGCGAGAAGATGCTCCCCAAGCGGCTGGACGCCGTCCCCTGGGCCCGCCATTGCATCTCCTGCCAGGAGCGGGAGGAAAAAGGGCTCCTCTGA
- a CDS encoding sigma-54 dependent transcriptional regulator, with protein sequence MPFVVGNTALSLLHSDPEMRRILELAGRVAASDANVLITGESGTGKTLLAATLHRQSPRASGPFVTVSCANISEDLLESDLFGHEKGAFTGAESRRIGRFEQAHGGTLFLDEVSELGPRLQGKLLRVVQERSFERLSGDETIQVDIRLIASSGADLEAAARDGSFRKDLYYRLNVIALRLPALRERPDDIQLLADAFLEEAASRHSRGALRFDSETRELLRYYPWPGNVRELKNVVERAVIAATGTAIGPGDLPLSASDRTEAILRAATSEMLTLDRLEAAYIREVLRTTRGNKTEAARILGINRKTLLEKRKRYGIP encoded by the coding sequence ATGCCGTTTGTGGTGGGAAACACCGCGCTGAGCCTGCTCCACTCCGATCCGGAGATGCGCCGGATCCTGGAGCTCGCCGGACGCGTCGCCGCCAGCGACGCCAACGTCCTGATTACCGGCGAGAGCGGCACCGGCAAGACCTTGCTGGCGGCCACGCTGCACCGGCAGAGTCCGAGGGCCTCCGGACCGTTCGTCACCGTCAGCTGCGCGAACATTTCCGAGGACTTGCTCGAGAGCGATCTCTTCGGACACGAGAAGGGGGCGTTCACCGGCGCCGAATCGCGCCGCATCGGCAGGTTCGAGCAGGCTCACGGCGGCACGCTCTTTCTGGACGAGGTGAGCGAGCTGGGGCCGCGGCTGCAGGGGAAGCTGCTGCGGGTGGTGCAGGAGCGCAGCTTCGAGCGCCTGTCGGGAGACGAGACGATCCAGGTCGATATCCGGCTCATCGCCTCCTCGGGCGCGGATCTCGAGGCGGCGGCCCGGGACGGGAGCTTCCGGAAGGACTTGTACTACCGGCTGAACGTGATCGCGCTGCGCCTTCCCGCGCTGCGGGAGAGGCCGGACGACATCCAGCTCCTGGCCGACGCGTTCCTGGAGGAAGCCGCCTCCCGCCACTCGCGCGGGGCGCTGCGCTTCGATTCGGAGACGCGGGAGCTTTTGCGGTATTATCCCTGGCCGGGAAATGTTCGCGAGCTGAAGAACGTTGTGGAGAGGGCGGTCATCGCCGCCACGGGAACGGCCATCGGCCCGGGGGATCTCCCCCTCTCGGCTTCGGACCGCACGGAAGCAATCCTGCGGGCCGCTACCTCCGAGATGCTGACGCTGGACCGGCTCGAGGCGGCCTACATTCGTGAGGTACTCCGGACGACCCGAGGCAACAAGACGGAAGCGGCGAGAATCCTGGGGATCAACCGGAAGACGCTGCTCGAAAAGCGCAAGCGCTACGGCATCCCCTGA
- the rsfS gene encoding ribosome silencing factor, translating to MRINRKLDIVRKAALEKKAADPLALDVTGACSFADLFFICTGQQKRQVQAIADAIEAVLKKEKLSPSHVEGYGTGEWVLMDYDDLIVHIFTPERRDFFSLERLWGDVPRWEAAEKPKKKRTSGSRRS from the coding sequence ATCCGCATCAACCGCAAGCTAGATATTGTCCGCAAAGCGGCCCTGGAGAAGAAGGCCGCCGACCCGCTGGCGCTGGACGTGACCGGCGCCTGCTCCTTCGCTGATCTCTTCTTCATCTGCACCGGGCAACAGAAGCGCCAGGTGCAGGCCATCGCCGATGCCATCGAGGCGGTTCTCAAGAAGGAGAAGCTCTCCCCCAGCCATGTCGAGGGGTACGGTACGGGAGAGTGGGTTCTGATGGATTACGATGATTTGATCGTCCACATCTTTACTCCCGAGAGGCGGGATTTCTTCTCGCTGGAGCGGCTTTGGGGCGATGTCCCGCGCTGGGAGGCGGCTGAAAAGCCAAAGAAAAAAAGGACTTCCGGCTCCCGGCGAAGTTGA